In the genome of Halapricum salinum, one region contains:
- a CDS encoding Eco57I restriction-modification methylase domain-containing protein, translated as MPPESVTTATEFVEQEFETAVPETAENELIEAIDDTVRDLREQIDDGTLENLLRAGAGSYVLKSGMTRDGLQPESFTQQAVIEPLLDALGYEYATEAGGLSGGRTMVADYTVSLRDHGNIGSTRLLVEAEPINKDLDSREHGIGQVRDWLSQREFESDFGFATDGLRWVFVRYDPDSYTHNVIEEVDLQPVFLALYENQVGKQEPPAEVVFDTDREQVSSLIRTFEFENFVSIAGDARQVIKRKQEEITDEFYDDYIRYVFGIVDEDEETPRSLVGDGVVQPDGATEDDARLFAVELMNRLIFIKFLEDKSLVQPDLLRTLKETYEDGMYAGTFYDEFLQRLFYDVMNKKPGNRPSQVKNIDLFADIPYLNGGLFRPTIEGEDFDEEDFDVRNSVLESIIDLLEAYSFSAGGSPTDLDPSILGNVFEKTVNYITSDNEDTNKELGAYYTPSEITRFSAEETVRPALLDRFQTVLVKERDWPEPEVEKYGSVYELIENLPGDWGLISALLAEVDEFRVVDPACGSGHFLTSVLEEIVNVRKALYAQNENYPQEYRLKKTTVLNNIYGVDLMGSAVEIAKLRLWLSIISELDEDVKDDLDDDDLALPNIVFNLREGNSLIGYTGFPETTDSGEYTLGSFSEDSVRDRYQDIITEIEKHEEAIDSDKAEEHRRRAFKKLRTAREELVEDIHGDFIEAGIEDITPETVEEMEPFNWVLEFAEVYADGGFDVVVGNPPWDRIKPLRDDFFVRYDRKFRTLMPEAKDARQEELLEDPEIQEAWETYKKNIKIQADYFNNAEAYELQRPTVAGRTEGTENDLSALFLERVFNIARNDGYVAQILPGTIFTGSSGKDLRMNLLNETSVDVMAHFMNHGIFDNIDTRYKFTVLTFENRGETDEIRSLYREGSSDVLQNLEEEAFKTPREVLEQYSPEARIFPLLKSEEESEVLQAIIQNPSIGEQSEEEWYADPYRELDRTNDADRFVESEGDGKYPVLGGKNIYQFVHDSSYFDIEGPEFWSVEDPPENSAKYRVREKNLPKLKRAIYDEFDGTGSQVGFVNELLEEHRGKRLSEEDVLLDCSEYRIVIRDVTSATNERTILASVIPSGIVCTNTLHTLRPFEITPDRDDLEEYPLHSTYERIFSDREVFAALGLINSIPFDFLMKTKVDTHIVMYKFTESQVPRLTKGDKWFDYIWERAARLNCYGDDFAEMRERLGGIDPAIEMDERRKVQAELDAAAFHAYGLDREQTAFVLDDFHQVRDPRLMDDRYFEMVLEKYDGLNT; from the coding sequence ATGCCACCTGAGTCTGTTACCACTGCCACCGAGTTCGTTGAGCAAGAGTTCGAAACTGCTGTTCCAGAAACTGCCGAAAATGAACTGATTGAAGCCATTGACGACACTGTGAGGGATCTCCGGGAACAGATTGACGATGGTACGTTGGAGAACCTTCTGCGAGCTGGCGCTGGTTCCTATGTTCTCAAGAGTGGAATGACGCGAGACGGTCTTCAACCGGAATCGTTCACCCAACAGGCGGTTATTGAGCCGCTATTGGACGCACTCGGATACGAATACGCGACTGAGGCCGGTGGTCTCTCCGGGGGGCGGACGATGGTGGCTGATTATACGGTGTCTCTTCGGGACCACGGCAACATCGGCTCAACACGCCTACTCGTTGAGGCCGAACCCATTAACAAGGATCTCGACAGCCGGGAACACGGTATTGGACAGGTTCGAGACTGGTTGAGTCAACGTGAGTTTGAGTCTGACTTCGGCTTTGCGACTGATGGTCTCCGCTGGGTGTTCGTCCGGTATGATCCCGACTCATACACGCACAACGTCATTGAGGAAGTGGACTTACAGCCCGTGTTCCTCGCACTGTACGAGAATCAAGTCGGCAAGCAAGAGCCACCGGCGGAGGTAGTTTTCGACACTGATCGAGAGCAGGTAAGCAGTCTCATTCGAACCTTTGAGTTCGAGAATTTCGTCTCTATCGCTGGGGACGCACGGCAAGTCATCAAGCGGAAACAGGAGGAAATTACTGACGAGTTCTACGACGACTATATCCGCTACGTCTTCGGGATCGTTGACGAGGACGAGGAAACACCCCGGTCACTGGTCGGGGACGGCGTTGTACAACCGGACGGAGCCACAGAAGACGACGCACGACTGTTCGCGGTTGAACTGATGAATCGTCTCATTTTCATCAAGTTTCTTGAAGACAAATCGCTCGTCCAACCTGATCTGCTCCGAACGCTCAAGGAGACCTACGAAGACGGGATGTACGCCGGGACGTTCTACGACGAGTTCCTCCAACGACTGTTCTACGACGTGATGAACAAGAAGCCCGGGAACCGTCCATCACAGGTCAAGAATATCGACTTGTTCGCGGATATTCCCTATCTGAATGGTGGTCTATTTCGGCCTACGATTGAGGGCGAAGATTTCGATGAAGAAGACTTCGATGTTCGCAATTCTGTACTGGAATCGATCATTGACTTGCTGGAAGCGTACAGTTTCTCTGCTGGAGGTTCACCTACCGATCTCGACCCCAGTATCCTTGGGAACGTCTTTGAGAAAACTGTCAACTACATCACCAGCGATAACGAGGACACGAACAAAGAGCTGGGGGCCTACTACACGCCGAGCGAGATTACCCGTTTTAGTGCTGAAGAAACCGTTCGGCCGGCGCTTCTTGATCGCTTCCAAACGGTGCTGGTCAAAGAACGAGACTGGCCTGAGCCGGAGGTCGAAAAATACGGTTCTGTGTACGAGCTGATCGAAAACCTACCGGGTGATTGGGGGTTGATTAGCGCCCTTCTCGCCGAAGTGGACGAGTTCCGAGTGGTTGACCCCGCGTGTGGGAGCGGGCACTTCCTCACGTCTGTCCTCGAAGAGATCGTCAATGTTAGGAAGGCGTTGTATGCTCAGAATGAGAATTATCCACAGGAGTACCGGCTGAAGAAGACAACCGTACTGAACAACATCTACGGAGTCGATTTGATGGGATCGGCGGTCGAGATCGCAAAACTTCGTCTGTGGCTTTCAATCATTTCTGAGTTAGACGAGGATGTGAAGGATGATCTTGATGACGACGATCTTGCCCTCCCGAATATCGTTTTCAATCTTCGAGAAGGAAATAGTTTGATCGGCTATACGGGCTTCCCCGAAACGACCGACAGCGGAGAATATACGCTCGGGAGTTTTAGTGAAGACAGCGTTCGAGACCGCTACCAAGACATTATTACGGAGATTGAGAAACACGAAGAAGCCATAGATAGCGATAAAGCAGAAGAACACCGACGCCGAGCGTTCAAGAAACTGCGAACGGCGCGGGAGGAGTTGGTCGAAGATATTCACGGAGATTTCATTGAGGCCGGTATTGAAGATATTACCCCCGAGACCGTGGAAGAGATGGAGCCGTTCAACTGGGTGCTGGAGTTTGCGGAGGTGTACGCTGATGGCGGCTTTGACGTGGTTGTCGGGAATCCGCCGTGGGACAGGATCAAACCGCTCCGGGATGACTTCTTTGTCCGCTATGATCGGAAGTTTAGGACTCTTATGCCGGAGGCAAAGGATGCCCGGCAGGAGGAACTACTCGAAGATCCTGAGATTCAGGAAGCGTGGGAAACCTATAAGAAAAATATCAAAATTCAAGCAGATTACTTCAACAACGCTGAGGCCTATGAGCTTCAGCGTCCCACAGTCGCCGGACGGACGGAAGGGACTGAAAATGATCTATCGGCATTGTTCTTGGAGCGCGTCTTCAATATCGCCCGTAATGACGGATACGTAGCTCAAATCCTTCCGGGGACTATTTTCACTGGCTCGTCGGGAAAAGACCTCCGGATGAACCTACTCAATGAAACCAGTGTAGACGTGATGGCGCACTTTATGAATCACGGGATCTTCGATAATATAGATACTCGCTATAAGTTCACTGTTCTTACATTCGAAAATAGAGGTGAAACTGACGAGATTCGGAGCCTCTATCGAGAGGGTAGCTCAGATGTTCTTCAGAATCTTGAGGAAGAAGCGTTCAAAACTCCTCGTGAAGTTCTGGAACAGTACTCTCCTGAAGCCCGAATCTTTCCGCTACTGAAATCTGAGGAAGAAAGCGAGGTTCTACAAGCAATCATTCAGAATCCTTCTATCGGAGAACAGTCTGAAGAAGAATGGTATGCAGATCCCTATCGTGAACTTGACCGAACGAATGACGCCGATCGCTTTGTCGAATCCGAGGGAGATGGAAAATATCCCGTTCTCGGCGGGAAGAATATCTATCAGTTCGTCCACGACTCAAGTTACTTCGACATTGAAGGACCGGAGTTCTGGAGTGTAGAAGATCCGCCCGAAAATAGCGCGAAGTACCGGGTACGAGAAAAGAACTTGCCCAAGCTCAAGCGGGCGATTTACGACGAGTTCGACGGAACGGGTTCGCAAGTCGGCTTTGTGAACGAACTACTGGAGGAACATCGAGGGAAACGACTGAGCGAAGAAGACGTACTCCTTGATTGCTCGGAGTATCGAATTGTCATCCGGGACGTGACCAGCGCGACGAACGAACGGACAATCCTCGCGTCAGTAATTCCCTCCGGTATCGTCTGTACGAATACTCTGCATACTCTTCGACCCTTTGAGATAACACCTGACCGTGATGATCTTGAAGAATATCCACTTCACAGCACTTACGAGCGCATTTTTAGCGATAGAGAAGTGTTTGCGGCGCTTGGACTTATTAATAGTATCCCGTTCGACTTCCTAATGAAAACAAAAGTCGATACCCACATTGTGATGTACAAATTTACTGAATCACAGGTTCCCCGACTCACTAAGGGTGACAAATGGTTCGATTACATCTGGGAGCGGGCCGCTCGTCTGAATTGCTACGGTGATGACTTCGCTGAAATGCGTGAACGTCTCGGTGGAATTGATCCCGCAATAGAGATGGATGAACGACGAAAAGTCCAAGCCGAACTTGACGCTGCTGCGTTCCACGCCTACGGTCTTGACCGCGAACAGACTGCGTTCGTACTGGATGACTTCCATCAGGTGCGAGATCCGCGACTAATGGATGATCGGTATTTCGAGATGGTACTGGAGAAGTACGACGGACTCAACACTTAA
- a CDS encoding SWIM zinc finger family protein, with translation MQTNAGDGQKSIVAELQFGAKTAKRVSWESWEFTVVGPFEVEVTNASYGYLKDDHSYRVLVAEVEAGILPAECECPADQYGEDYDCKHKVALAAVGGPTVLQAAVDFDPTPTPVRADGGCECDADSFPCFGCYLSGRRELPE, from the coding sequence ATGCAAACCAACGCCGGAGACGGCCAAAAGAGTATCGTCGCGGAACTACAGTTCGGTGCGAAGACGGCCAAACGGGTTTCTTGGGAATCGTGGGAGTTCACTGTTGTCGGCCCCTTTGAGGTTGAAGTCACGAACGCGAGTTACGGTTACCTGAAAGACGACCACAGCTACCGAGTGCTGGTGGCTGAGGTGGAAGCGGGCATACTTCCCGCCGAGTGCGAATGTCCCGCTGACCAATACGGTGAGGACTACGACTGCAAGCACAAGGTCGCTCTCGCCGCCGTTGGTGGCCCGACTGTCCTACAGGCCGCTGTTGACTTCGATCCAACACCGACGCCCGTGCGGGCTGATGGTGGCTGTGAGTGTGATGCCGATAGCTTCCCCTGCTTCGGGTGTTATCTATCGGGACGGCGGGAGCTACCAGAATAG
- a CDS encoding winged helix-turn-helix transcriptional regulator: MAEIRLTDTDKALLDALHDGRNVPSNLAEDLDLTRQHIQKRLKRLEEHGYIRNIGRGVYELVEDPRE, encoded by the coding sequence ATGGCAGAGATACGCCTCACTGACACCGACAAAGCACTCTTGGACGCACTCCACGACGGCAGGAACGTTCCCTCAAACCTCGCCGAAGATCTCGATCTCACCCGCCAGCACATCCAGAAGCGACTCAAGCGGCTCGAAGAACACGGCTATATCCGAAATATCGGACGCGGCGTGTACGAGCTGGTCGAGGATCCACGAGAGTAA